The Campylobacter concisus sequence TTTGAGCTATTAAAATATAAAAAAGATTTAGCTCAAATTTGCGTTTTAAATGAACTTGATACGACAAATTTATATGAAGGCGCGATGAGGGAAATTTTTATCGAGTCAAAAATTTTAGAGCTTATTTATAAAAGTAAAATACTAAAAGAGAGCGAAATTTCACTTAGTAGTGACGAAGAAGAGACTCTTTTAAAGGCTAAAACAATCTTATTAAGCCGTATGCAAAATCCTCCAAGCATCAAAGAGCTAGCCCATCTTTGTGGCACAAATGACTTTTGGCTAAAGAAAAATTTTAAGCTATTTTTTAAAGATACGATCTATCAACTCTTAGCAAAAGAGCGTCTAAAGCTGGCTTTTACTCTTTTAGAGCAAAACGATATCAGCATAAAAGAAGCCGCAAATATCGTAGGCTACGCAAATACTGCACATTTTGCAAAAATTTTTAAGATAAATTTTGGCTTTTTACCAAGCAAACTCTTAAAGACCAAAAGCTACTTTTAAACTGCTATAAATGCCAAATTTCTTATAATCGCCAAAATTTAAAAAGAGAGAAATTTGCAAGTTTATATCCACGTGCCATTTTGTGAAAGCAAATGTCCTTACTGTGCTTTTGGCTCAAGCGATGACGAATTTAACAAGGTTAGCACCTATTTTAAGGCACTTTGCCTTGATCTAAATTTTCAGCTAAAAAGCCAAAACGTAAAAGAAATCTCAACTATCTTTTTTGGTGGAGGTACACCAAGTACGGTAAATGCTAAATTTTATGATGAAATTTTTAGCATTTTAGCGCCTCTTTGCACGCCAGAAACCGAGATTACACTTGAAGCAAACCCAAACTCAGCAACCCTTACTTGGCTAAAGCATGTTAAAAATTTAGGCGCAAATCGCATAAGCTTTGGCGCTCAAAGTTTTTTTGAAGATAAGCTAAAATTTCTTGGGCGTATTCACAGCAGGGAGCAAATTTTTAAAGCGGTTGAAAATGCCGGGGCAGCTGGCTTTAACAATATAAATTTAGACCTCATCTATGACACCAAATTTGATACTAAAAAACGCCTTTTGGCTGAAACTGAAAATCTAAAAAGCCTTGCTATCACGCATCTAAGCGCCTACTCGCTCACTCTTGAAGAAAACACCCCATTTGCTGGCAAAAAAAGCTATAAAAAGGATAGTGACACTTTGGCTAAATTTATGATAGAGCAAATTGGGCTTGCTGGCTTTGGGCAGTATGAAATTTCAAATTACGGGCAAATTTGCAAACATAATCTTGGCTACTGGCAGGGCAAAAACTACCTTGGTGTAGGGGCTTATAGCGTGGGCTTCGTGGATGGCACGAGATACTACGCCAAAAATAGCATAGATGCCTACATCTCACAGCCAACTTACAGAGAAAAAGAAATTTTAAACGAGAGTGAGCTAGTAAGAGAGCATATATTTTTAGGGCTTAGAAGCATTGTTGGCGTGGAGGCTGAACGATTAAGTGAGGCACAGAAAAAAAGGGCAAATTTTCTTGTAGAAAATGAAAAACTGCTCTTTAAAAATGGTAAATTTTACAATCCAAATTTCTTACTAAGCGACGAGATCGCACTCTTTATCGAGGGCTAAATTTATAAAATTTTGAGCAAAGTCAAGATAAAATACAAAGCTTAAATAAAATTTAATAGAGGCAAAAATGTTTGGAATGAGTTTTTCTGAAATCTTAGTTATCGCCATTATTGCAGTGTTAGTTTTAGGTCCTGACAAGCTGCCAAGCGCGATGGTTCAGATTGCAAAATTTCTAAAAATGTTTAAAAAAGGCATAAACGACGCAAAATCAACATTTGATCAAGAAATGAAGATAGCTGAGCTAAAAGAAGACGCTCAAAAATACAAAGAAAGCATAACTAAAAGTACGCAAAATGTGCGTAAAAAGCTCACTTTTGAAGAGCTTGATGAGATCAAAAAAAGCGCAAATGACATCACAAACGATATACAGAATGTCGTAAGCGATACCAAAAAAACGGTAGAAAATATACAAAATCCAACAAATTTAGTTAAAGATGCGATCTTAAACGATAAAAAAGAGGCGTAATGTTTGAAGAGCTAAGACCCCATTTAATCGAACTTAGAAAGAGACTTTTTATAAGCATAGTAAGCGTTTTTGTCTGTTTTGGCATCTGCTTTACGTTTTGGAACCCACTGCTTGCGTGGATGAGCGAACCGCTAAAACAAGTCTTGCCAGCTGGCTCAAATATCATATTCACTCAAATTCAAGAGCCATTTTTTACAGCGATGAAAGTTGCATTTTTTGCTGGTGTCGTGATCGCGCTACCTATCATTTTTTGGCAGTTTTGGCTATTTGTCGCCCCTGGACTTTATGACAATGAAAAAAAATATGTGATCCCATTTGTCATCTCAGCTTCATTTATGTTTGCGTGCGGGGCGGCGTTTTGTTACTACGTGGTCATCCCACTTGGCTTTGCATTTTTGGTAAATTTTGGTGGCCAGCTCTTTACGGCGCTACCAAGCATTGGCGAATATGTTGGCTTTTTTGCAAAACTACTAATTGGCTTTGGAATTTCATTTGAGCTTCCAGTCATTACATTTTTTCTAGCAAAGATCGGCCTAGTCGATGACAAGATATTAAAAGAGTACTTTAGATATGCAGTGGTTGTTATCTTTATCTTTGCAGCCATAGTGACACCTCCTGATGTGATAAGTCAAGTCTTAATGGCACTACCACTCATCGGACTCTATGGAATTTCAATAATCGTCGCCAAAAGAGCTAACAAGAGCGACGATGAAGACGAAAAAGAAGAACAAGACAGCGACGTAGCAAGCGATGAGTAATATAAACGACGTCTCAAGTTATGATTATTTTTTGCCGGAAGAGCTCATCGCAAAAGAGCCAGTTTTGCCAAAAGAAGAGGCAAGATTGCTTGTCTATTTTAAAAATACAAAAGAGATAAAACACTACAAATTTAAAGATCTCTCCAGCCTTATTCCAAATGATGCTGCAGTTATTTTTAATAACACAAAAGTTATCAAAGCTCGCATTTTAGGACAAAAAGAAAGCGGCGGGGCTTGCGAAGTAATGCTAAATCAGCCCATAGGCGAGAATAAATTTAGCGTCTATATAAGAGGCAAAGTAAGCTCTGGTAGCGTTTTAAATTTTCCTGATAATCTAAAAGTAAATGTGCTTGAGCTAAATGACGATGGCACAAGGGTGGTAAATTTTACGCGAAATGGCGTCTTGCTTGATAATGTTCACCTTTTTAGTGAGCTTGAAAAGATCGGTCACGTACCGCTTCCGCCATACATTAAAAGGGCTGATACAAAGGATGATGAGAGCTGGTATCAAAGCATATTTGCCAAAAATAGTGGTGCAGTGGCAGCTCCGACAGCTAGCCTTCACATAAGCGAACAAATGCTAGAGCAGATAAAAGCAAAGCATGAAGTCGCCTACATTACGCTTCACGTTGGCGCTGGGACATTTAAAGGCGTTGAGTGTCAAAATATAAATGATCATAAAATGCACTCTGAATTTTACGAGCTAAGCGAGCAAGCTCAAGAGATTATAAATTCTAATAAACCAATTCTTGGCGTTGGTACTACGGTTACTAGATGTGTTGAAGAATTTGCAAGAAGCAAGCAAGCAAGTGGCTTTTGCAAGTTATTTTTAAACCTAAATAATAAGCCTATCAGGCAAAACCACCTTCTTACAAATTTTCATCTACCAAAATCAACCCTAATAATGCTAGTTACTAGCTTCATAGGACTTGAAGAGACGATGAGAATTTATAAAACGGCAGTTGATGAAAAGTATAGATTTTACTCATACGGCGACGGGATGTTGATAATATGAAAGATAAGCCTATCGATATCATAAACAGAATGGAAATTTTTCTTAGCGCCATATACAAAGACGCACAAGACACTAAAAATTCCATCATTTTTAGCTACGATCCAAGCTATCCAAGGTTTTTAAAATTTGATGCTACAAATCTCATAAAAACACTTGAAAATATTTGCAAATTTTTCCTTTACTCTACCGAATATGCTGACATTTACATTCTCTTTCAACTTAAAAATTATAGTCCCAAATCTGTACATTTTGACATTAAGATAAAATCTAGCCATAGCGTAATGAGGCCAAGCCACTACTATCTCAGCAAGATAAATAACTATCTAAAAAAAGCAAATGAATCTATGATCTCTCATAATGATGGAGAATTTTTAATATCTTTTAGCGCGGCACTAACAGGCGATAGAGCCATCCAAAGACAAATAAATATCAAAAATCAAACAAATACAAATATCTTAGTTGCTTGCGATGACGATGCTTTATTTGACACCATTAGTGCTCAGATAAATTTTTTAGGCCTAAAGGTTATCGGCAAAAACGACCTTAGCAATCTAATGAGACACATAAAAGATTCTATTTTTACTCCATTTGTTATTTTTATCGATAGTAAAATTTTAAAAAATGAAGCGATGTTAGAAGATATACTTGAGTTTAAAAATATTAAAAATTTTCGTATTGTAGCTATTTGTAAAAGCGATGAGTCGGCTAACGATCTGCCAAATCATGTCACAGTATTAAAGCAACCCTTTAGCACAGATAGCTTTCAGCTAGCTTTTAAAAATTCACTCGAGAAATAGACCGATTTTTACTTTTTAATTTATCCTAAGATATCTTTTTAAAATAATAGTGGCTGAAATGCTATCTAGCCTACCATCTCGCCTTGTATTGGTGTAAATTTCACTAGCTTCACTGCTGCTAAAGGCCTCATCTTGATAGACAATATTTGCCTTTACATCAAGAAGTGAGACAAAATGCTCGATACGTCTTCTCATCTCATCTTCACTACTACCACCGATTGGCACGCCTACCACCAGCGTATCTGGGGCATATTCATTTACCTTTTGGCTCACATCTCTTGCGGCTTGATTTCTATTTTTTCTAAGCACTGGCTCAAGCGGAGTCACGATCTTGCCAAAACCAAAAGCAAGCCCTATTCGCTTTAGCCCAACATCAATAGCCATAAATTTCTCTCTCATAGCACGCTCTTTACTCTTAGATTTGAAATTTCAACTAGCCCTTCAAGCTCGTACTCATAGATTATATCGCCAAATTTTGCCAAAACTTCATCAAGACTTACGCCATTTTTACAAAATTTTAAGATCTCGTCACTAGTCTTTTCTTGCTCTCTTATCTCACCAAAAAGTGAAGCAAATTTATGATAGTCATCGATAAGCTCGACTTTTTTATTTGCAAGCAAAAAATTTGTCCCATCGCTTTCGCCAATGCGCTGTGGCAGTACATAAACTGGGATTTTAAGCTCGTTTGCAAGCCTTGCACTTTGCATTGAGCCACTTTTAAGATCAGCTTGCGCGACAACTAGAGCTTCACAAAGCCCCACAACTATGCGGTTTCGCTCCAAAAATCTATAAGCAAGTGGCGGCTCACCTTCATCATACTCACTAAGAGCCAAGGCTTTGGTGTAAATTTCATTTATCGCCGCTTTATTTTGGCTTGGATAGATGGTATCAAGTCCGCTCGCAAAAATGCCAATCGTTCGTGGCATAGCAGCTTTATGAGCTGCGATATCAACGCCGATTGCTCCACCACTTACCACACAGATATTTGCACTTTTTAGTACTGCGCAAAGTGCTGTGACACACTCTTTTGTATAAACACTTGCCTTTCTTGAGCCAACAACTGCGATCTTTGGCAAAGATAAAAGCGAAGTATCTCCGATAAAATTTAGCTGCTTTGGTGGATTTTTTAGCCTATTTAGTGGCTCTGGGATAAAGTCAAGTCTCATAAAATATCTTTTAAATAAACCACATCAACATCTTTTAAAAGATTATTTTTGCTCTCTTTTATCACTGCGATCGTATTTTTCTTTGGATGTCCAATGGCGATCGCATAGCCTCTTTTTTTAGCCAAATTTACAGCAACCGCAAGTTCACGCCTAACAGCGCTAGCCGATGGATCGTCATCTAAAAATATATCTCTTGAAATGTATGGCTGATTATGTTTTTTTGCAGCTCTTGCTACTGCGGTTTGAGCAATAGTTTTACTATCGACAAAGACAAAGCCCTGCTCTATCAGCGCCCTATAAGCCTTATCCATAGCGTCAAAATCGCTTGTAAAGCGCGATCCTGTGTGATTGTTTGTATATTTTGCGCGCGGGAAGTCTTTGCGTATCTTTTTTATCTTTTCGTGCATGCTCTCAAAACTCTCATTGATCGTGAGAGTACCTATTTCTGGGCTATCAAAGTGTTTTGCTTGCATCGGAAGATGTATCATATAAAACTCAAATGTTCTTGCGATATTTGGCGTATCTGGATGAGTCTTTGTCGCTGGAAAAATAGACGGCGTAATTTTTAAGCCAAGCGATTTTATCATACTTGCATGTTCAAATGTCGCCACATCATCTATTATGATGACGAGCTTTGCGCGCCCTTTTATGCTAGCGTTCGGTGTAAAAGGTACCGCTTCAAAGCTATCTTTTTTTATATTTTTTTCTTCATATTTTGTTTTTTCTATCTTTTTGGTAGTTAAAATTTCAGCTTTTTTAGCTGACTCTACTTTTGTATTCTCGCTTTTAATTTTCTCTTTTTTTTCTATTTCAGCGCTTTTATTTTGATCGACTTTTACTTCAAAATTTTGAGATTTTAGCTCGGTTTTTTGTTCGATTTTTGAGTTATAAAATGGCTCTATCTTTTGTTCATTTTCTATTACGCTAGGTTCTGTATTTTTATAATTTGCGAGTAAATTTTTAGTATCGTTTTGCTCTTTTTTTA is a genomic window containing:
- a CDS encoding DNA-processing protein DprA, which gives rise to MRLDFIPEPLNRLKNPPKQLNFIGDTSLLSLPKIAVVGSRKASVYTKECVTALCAVLKSANICVVSGGAIGVDIAAHKAAMPRTIGIFASGLDTIYPSQNKAAINEIYTKALALSEYDEGEPPLAYRFLERNRIVVGLCEALVVAQADLKSGSMQSARLANELKIPVYVLPQRIGESDGTNFLLANKKVELIDDYHKFASLFGEIREQEKTSDEILKFCKNGVSLDEVLAKFGDIIYEYELEGLVEISNLRVKSVL
- a CDS encoding divergent polysaccharide deacetylase family protein gives rise to the protein MSEKKTTKKRPTKKSTGRSHNKTYLGIGIIAAILIIALSVALSIKNNGAEQISKTNEPKIEKQISKKAEPKVASKEKKQEYEKRKYPLKFDEDENLSKIFTDPKHKSELALNSKFEPKEQKKIAEVKNEAKKEEIKKEQNDTKNLLANYKNTEPSVIENEQKIEPFYNSKIEQKTELKSQNFEVKVDQNKSAEIEKKEKIKSENTKVESAKKAEILTTKKIEKTKYEEKNIKKDSFEAVPFTPNASIKGRAKLVIIIDDVATFEHASMIKSLGLKITPSIFPATKTHPDTPNIARTFEFYMIHLPMQAKHFDSPEIGTLTINESFESMHEKIKKIRKDFPRAKYTNNHTGSRFTSDFDAMDKAYRALIEQGFVFVDSKTIAQTAVARAAKKHNQPYISRDIFLDDDPSASAVRRELAVAVNLAKKRGYAIAIGHPKKNTIAVIKESKNNLLKDVDVVYLKDIL
- a CDS encoding AraC family transcriptional regulator, with the translated sequence MINLDKKYGTSKISQKEKQVSVEFFKQSSGISYLKSEILCNGRIKIDRHKSKKYLFLMFNEDKNDLCFKLDRKEYILNKDEFCIGLVNDDFKGVFEYQNKFYKTKTLLFDESYANKLEIFAGLRFDDKFELLKYKKDLAQICVLNELDTTNLYEGAMREIFIESKILELIYKSKILKESEISLSSDEEETLLKAKTILLSRMQNPPSIKELAHLCGTNDFWLKKNFKLFFKDTIYQLLAKERLKLAFTLLEQNDISIKEAANIVGYANTAHFAKIFKINFGFLPSKLLKTKSYF
- the ruvX gene encoding Holliday junction resolvase RuvX, which translates into the protein MREKFMAIDVGLKRIGLAFGFGKIVTPLEPVLRKNRNQAARDVSQKVNEYAPDTLVVGVPIGGSSEDEMRRRIEHFVSLLDVKANIVYQDEAFSSSEASEIYTNTRRDGRLDSISATIILKRYLRIN
- the tatB gene encoding Sec-independent protein translocase protein TatB; the protein is MFGMSFSEILVIAIIAVLVLGPDKLPSAMVQIAKFLKMFKKGINDAKSTFDQEMKIAELKEDAQKYKESITKSTQNVRKKLTFEELDEIKKSANDITNDIQNVVSDTKKTVENIQNPTNLVKDAILNDKKEA
- the tatC gene encoding twin-arginine translocase subunit TatC, translated to MFEELRPHLIELRKRLFISIVSVFVCFGICFTFWNPLLAWMSEPLKQVLPAGSNIIFTQIQEPFFTAMKVAFFAGVVIALPIIFWQFWLFVAPGLYDNEKKYVIPFVISASFMFACGAAFCYYVVIPLGFAFLVNFGGQLFTALPSIGEYVGFFAKLLIGFGISFELPVITFFLAKIGLVDDKILKEYFRYAVVVIFIFAAIVTPPDVISQVLMALPLIGLYGISIIVAKRANKSDDEDEKEEQDSDVASDE
- the queA gene encoding tRNA preQ1(34) S-adenosylmethionine ribosyltransferase-isomerase QueA — its product is MSNINDVSSYDYFLPEELIAKEPVLPKEEARLLVYFKNTKEIKHYKFKDLSSLIPNDAAVIFNNTKVIKARILGQKESGGACEVMLNQPIGENKFSVYIRGKVSSGSVLNFPDNLKVNVLELNDDGTRVVNFTRNGVLLDNVHLFSELEKIGHVPLPPYIKRADTKDDESWYQSIFAKNSGAVAAPTASLHISEQMLEQIKAKHEVAYITLHVGAGTFKGVECQNINDHKMHSEFYELSEQAQEIINSNKPILGVGTTVTRCVEEFARSKQASGFCKLFLNLNNKPIRQNHLLTNFHLPKSTLIMLVTSFIGLEETMRIYKTAVDEKYRFYSYGDGMLII
- the hemW gene encoding radical SAM family heme chaperone HemW — translated: MQVYIHVPFCESKCPYCAFGSSDDEFNKVSTYFKALCLDLNFQLKSQNVKEISTIFFGGGTPSTVNAKFYDEIFSILAPLCTPETEITLEANPNSATLTWLKHVKNLGANRISFGAQSFFEDKLKFLGRIHSREQIFKAVENAGAAGFNNINLDLIYDTKFDTKKRLLAETENLKSLAITHLSAYSLTLEENTPFAGKKSYKKDSDTLAKFMIEQIGLAGFGQYEISNYGQICKHNLGYWQGKNYLGVGAYSVGFVDGTRYYAKNSIDAYISQPTYREKEILNESELVREHIFLGLRSIVGVEAERLSEAQKKRANFLVENEKLLFKNGKFYNPNFLLSDEIALFIEG